TCACGCTAGTCGGGCGGGGGCAGGCGGTAGACGGAGACGTGCGATCGCGAGTCCTCGGTGAAGTCGGCGCCCGACCAGTCGGCGTGCCGGGACTCCAGCGTGAAGCCGGCCAGCTGGGCCATGAGGTCGAGCTCGGCGGGCCAGATGTAGCGGTGCGGGCTGCGGCTGAGCCGGGCCTGCCTGCTGTCGTCAAACCTGAAGTGGTGCGAGACCACGTGCTGGCGGAGCACGTCGTACGTGTCCAGGCCGATATAGCCGGGCTCGTTGTGCCACACCGTCGCCTGCTGGCCGGGCGGGAGCTTGCGCAGCTCGGGCACCCACAGCTCGATCACGAAGCGGCCGCCGGGGGTGAGGTGGCGGGCGGCGTTGCGGAAGCACTCGACCTGGGCGGCCTGGTCGAGAAGGTTGGAGATCGTGTTGAAGACGAGGTAGACCAGCGTGTACTCGCCCGGCGCGACCGTCGTGGTCATGTCGCCGACAAGGACTGGGAGTGCCTGCTCGTCCACCTTGGCGCGCAGGCGGTCGACCATCGGGCGGGACAGCTCGATGCCGGTGACGGGCACGCCCCGCTCGGCGAGGGGGATGCCCACGCGGCCGGTGCCGATGGCGAACTCGAGCGCGCGTCCGCCCTCCGCGAGCGCGGCCAGCCGGTCGACCGCGGGCCCCAGCACCTCCGGCGCGAACATGCCGGCGCCCGGCGTGTCGTAGCTCTGGGCGGCTTCGACGTCCCAGATGTCCTCTTGTCGCATGGCGCCCACGATCGTCGGGCGGGCACCCGCCGTCCAACGATTTAGCACTCAGGGCTTGGCGGCGACGAGGTCGGTGGCCGCCAAGCGGGCGGCGCGTTCCATCGCGCCCTTGTGGATCGGGCCGGTGCGGTAGCGCTTGGGGAGCGCGGCCAGCAGCAGCCGCAGTCCGCGCACGGAGATGTCGGCCGAGACGTCGGCGAGGGGCAGGCCGAGCGCGCCGTACATGCGGCGGGCCCAGGGCGGGAGCAGTGAGAAGGCGGTGGCGGCGATGCCCGCGTACGCCAGCCGGACCGGGGTGAGACCCAGGTGCCACGGCAGCGGCGGGTGGCTGAGGAAGAGGAACGTCTCGGCGCCAGCCTTGCTCATCCGCAGCTCGGAGCGGACACCCGCGTAGTACTCGGCGACCTCGGCGGCGGTGCCGGGAACGGTCGCGGTGTCGAGGCCGACGAGGGCAGCGGCGCGGCGCTGCTCGGTGTAGTACGCGTCGACGTCGGCCGCGCTCAGCCGCACACCCGCGCGGCGGGCCGTGGAGACGAACGACTCGACCTCGGCGACGTGCACCCAGCGGAGCAGGTCCGGCTCGTCGACCCGAAACTCGGCGCCGGTGCGAGGGTCGGTGCCACGCAGCCGGGCGTGCAGCGCGCGCACCCGCCGTCCGGCGGCCTCGGCCTGGGCCGTCGTGCCGTAGACGGTGGTCGCCACGTACTGCGAGGTGCGCACAAGCCGGCCCCACGGGTCGGTCTTGTAGTCGGAGTTTTGCACCACGGCCGCGACGGCGAGCGGATGCAACGCCTGGAGGTAGAGCGATCGGAGCCCGGCCACGAAGAGGATCGGCTCCTCGTGCACGCGCCAGGTCACCGAGTCGGGGCCGAAGAGGCCGAGATCGTCAGAAGTCATCGACCCTGCGGGCTTGGCAGACCGGGCACAGGCCCCAGTAGGTGACCTCGGCTTCGTCGATCTGGAAACCGTGCGAGACGTTGGGATCGAGGCAGGGTGCCTCGCCGACGGCGCAGTCGATGTCGGCCACCTCGCCGCAGCCGCGGCAGACCACATGATGGTGGTTGTCACCGGCGCGAGCCTCGTAGCGGGCGGGGCTGCCGGCTGGCTCGAGGCGGCGGGCGAGGCCTGCGCGGGAGAGGGCGCCGAGAACGTCGTAGACCGCCTGGGTGGAGACGGAGTCGAGGCGGGTGCGGACCCGCCGGGCAATTTCGTCGACCTCCAGATGGCCGCCGCCGGCCAGAACATCGAGCACAGCGAGGCGCGGTCGGGTCACCCGCAGGCCACGTGACCGCAGCAGCTCTTCGCCGTGCATCTAGCAATAACAGCACGCGAATACCAGACCGACAAGGCGCATGGAACCTGGATGAACTTATTCGACTCTCTTCGCGTAGCCACCCTTTGACAAGGCCATGATCGGCGACACGGACAAATCGTACGCTGATCTCGCGGTTACATAGATCCCCAGAGGAGGACTCGTGTTCGACGAGATCATGGGCCTGCCGATGCATCCCCTCGTGGTGCACGCCGCGGTGGTGTTCATCCCGCTGCTCGCGCTCGCCGCTGTCGTATACACGTTGGTCCCTCGGGTACGCGCCCGGATCGGCTGGGCCGCCGCACTGCTTGCCGTCGCCGGGCCGGCGGGTGCGTTCGTCGCGCGTGAGTCCGGGCAGGAGCTGAGGGAGCGGCTGATCGCCGCCAACTATGGCCAGGAGATCCTCGACCAGGTCAACGAGCACCAGGGCTACGGCGACCTGACCTTCTACTTCAGCCTCGGCCTCGGCGCGGGCACGCTGCTGCTCGTGCTCGTCACGAACGGCCTCACCAGCGGCCGAGGCACCGCCGGTGGCGTGCCACTCTGGCTGACCTGGGTGCTCGGCGCCGCCGTCATCGTCCTCGCCGGCGTCACCGGCGTCTACGTCTTCCTGACCGGTGACTCAGGCGCCAACGCCGTCTGGAGCGGCGTCTAGTGCGGTGACCACTATGGTTCGCCGGGGAACCCGGCGAACCAGGCCCTGCCAGGCGCAGGGTTTCTGGGTCCGCCCGCGCAGCGGGCAGACCCAGAAACGTTAGTGGTCACCGCACCAGCCCCGGATCCTCAGCGTTCTCAGAAGAGTGCTCGGGAGCAGAGCAGGCAGATAACCACGACGAGCACGGCGGCGGCGATCATGCCGATGCCGAACGTCAGCGTGCGCGCGCTGCGCTCCTCCTCGTCGATGCCGGTGGCGTCCTGGCGGGGGAGCTCGCGTGGCGCGGCCGGCTGCATCACGACCGGCGGGCGCCAGCCGTGCGGCGGGGGAGTGCTCGGTGGCGGCCCGGGGTAGGCCGGAGCGGCCGGCTCGGCGGGAGGCGGCTCGGGCGGGGGTGGGGTGCCCTCTGCCGGTCGCCGCCAGAACTCGTCGTCGGCCGGGCCACCGCTGCGCGTCGTCACGCTCACCGACGCTATCAACGCCAACCCGTCCCCCGCGGTTAACCATGCCTCGGTACGCTGCTTTGCGTGAACGGGGCGGAAGACCTGCGCGAAGATCCGGACCGCCTGGTCGACCTCGATGAGGACGGCCTTCCGGTGCTGCCGGACCAGACCCGCGACGACACCGATCGCGGGTGGGGCGAGTGGACGTATACGAACGACGACCGCTTGCTGGAGGACCGGCCGCCGCACTGGGAGTGATCACTTCGGTCGCACGATCACGCCGAAGCGGGTGCTGTCGGGCAGGCTGACTATCGCGCGCGCTCCCTCGGGGTTGAGCGCGAGCAGCACCGCGCCGTCCGCACCCACCACACCGAGCACGAGGGCGTCGCGCGCGAGGAGTGTGGAGTCGCGGCCGGGCGTGGGTGACGCGCCGCCGCCCGCCAGCAGGTCGACCCGGTCGCCGGGGTGGACGAGCGCCAGCACGGCCGGCTCGGCCAGCCGCACCGGCACGCCGACCGCGCCCGGTGGCACCGCGAGGCGACCGCTGGCGTCGACGGATGGTGCCGGTGTGGCCCCCGATGCCGCGGGTGCGCACGGTGCAGCCGCCGGCTCGCGGGCAAACAGCGCCGCGACCGCGGTCAGCAGGAAAGTGGCGACCAGACCGATGCGCAGCAGTGTGCGGCCGCGGGGCAGCCGGGGCCGGCGCACGGGGTCGAGGGTGGGCTCCCGCATGGCCCAGGACCGTAGGCGGTCGGCGGAGTGGGCCGCGCGCGCCGGCGGTACGGGCTGTGGACAACCGGCCCGGGTGTGGAAAACGCCCGGGCCGCCGGTGGATCTGCTAAGAGGTCGCGGCCGCGGCGGGCTTTGCCGAACTCGAAGACGACGAGCTCGAAGAGGCCGAGGTGGAGGCCGACGAGGAAGACGACTTGTCCGAGGACGACGAGGTGGAGGTCGACGTCTTGTCCGTGGACGAGGAGCTCGAAGACGACGCCGCCGAGGAGTCGGACGAGGACTTGTCGGCGGAGGAGCGGGAGTCGGTGCGGTAGAAGCCCGAGCCCTTGAAGACGATGCCGACGGAGTTGAAGAGCTTGCGGAGCCGGCCCTCGCACGCCGGGCACTCGGTCAGCGGCGAGTCGGTGAAGGACTGCACCGCCTCGAGCTGGTGGCCGCACTCGGTGCAGGCGTACTGGTAGGTGGGCAACGGATCCTCCGCAGGGGCTGGCACTCCACTAATCCGAGTGCTAATAATGCGCCAAAGACCGCCGCCGCGTCCACCTCAAGCGGGCAACATCACCAGGCCAGCACCTGGAGTGATCACCGCGTTGACCCGCCGGTCGTGCGGCTCGTCGGGCACCTGGTCGACCACCTCGCCGTCGTGCAGGAGCGCCACGACCAGCGTGTCCGGGGCGACGCGGTTGAGCGCCCGGTCGTACGAGCCGCCACCGCGACCCAGCCGCGCACCGCGGGCGTCGACCGCGACCGCGGGTACCACGACAAGGCCGGCCGTGGCGATCGAGTCGGGACCCAGCCGGCGGCCGCTCGGCTCGCGGAGGCCGTGCGGCCCGGGTGTCAGGGAGTACGGCCCGTGGTAGGCCGCCCAGTCCAGGTCGAGATCGGGCAGCAACACCGGCAGCAGCACCCGCGCCTCCGGACTGAGCATGCCGACGAGCGCGTCGGGCAGGCCGGGGCCGCCCGGCTCCGGCCCGACGGGCACGTAGCCGGCGACGCAGTGCGGCTCGACGCTCCGTACCAAAGTGGCGAGCTCGGCCACCACGCGCCCGGCAGCGTCCTCCAGCGCCGCCGCCGGCAGCGACCGGCGGCGGTTGAGGAGCGCGGCCCTGAGGGTCGCCTTACGCGGAAGATCCGATAAATCCGGCACGCAACACTCCTGCCATAACCCGCCCTAGTTATTCCCCCTGTGTCAGCATCCCATTGAGGAGGGAACTGTGACGCTCCGTGGGCGGTTGACAACCGCTTTCCTCGCGGTCGTACTCGGTCCTGTGCTGCTCGGGGCCTTCTTCGTCGGTGCGACGGTGGCGGCGGTGAGCCGCGACCGCTCGGTCGACCGGCTCGATGTCGCCGCCACCACCGTCCGTTCCTCGGTCGGCGCCCTCTGCCAGCAGCTGCAGGCGGTCGCCGACGCCGTCGCGCTCCCGCCCACGCCCGAGCAGCGCCTCGCCGTCGCCGACCAGGTCATCGCCCGTGGGCTCGCCGCGGTCGTGCACGTGGACGGCGTGACCACGCCCGGCGGCCCGGCGCGGCCGTGGGCCGACTGCTCCGGCGCCACGTCGGGCGGCTTCCAGGCGCTCGCCGTCCAGGTGGAGATGCGCGACGCGACCGGCGCGGTCCTCGGCTCGGTCGAGGTCGCGCAGACCGTCGACGCGGCCTTCGTCCGCCGGCTCGCCGACGCCTCGGGCGCGGCGATCACCCTGCGGTCGGGCCCGACCTACTCCACCGAGTCGGCGCGCCACCGCGAGGCCGTGGTCCAGGCGGCCGCCGGGGTACGCGGCGACGCCATCGCCGAGTCCGCACCCGGCCGCTACGTGCGGCGCCTCGACCCCTCGCCCGGGCAGCCGCTCCCGCTCGCCCTCTCGGTGCCGCGCAGCGAGCCCGGCGGCAGCTACGCGGTGCTGGTCGGCGCGGTTGTGCTGGCCGGCCTCTTCGCCGTGCTCGCCGCCTGGTGGCTGGCTCGCTCGACCACCCGACCGCTCGCCGAGCTTGGGCGCGCCGCCGACCGGGTCGCCGGGGGTGACCTGGCCGCCCGCGTGCCGGTGCGGGCCCGCGACGAGGTGGGGCGGCTGGCCGCGGCGTTCAACCGGATGACCCGCGAGACGCAGTCCTACGTGCGCGCGCTCACCGCCAGCCGCGACCAGCTCCGCAACCACCTCGCGGTGCTGGGTGACACGCTTTCGAGCACCCACGACCTGCACCGCATCCTCCAGGTGATCCTCCAGACGGCGCTCGCCGCGACCGGCGCGCGGGCCGGCGTGGTGCTGCTACTCGACCCGGCCACCGGCGCGCTCGTCGCGCACAGCGCGGAAGGGCTCGAGGACCCGGACCTGCGGGTACCGGTGGGCAGTGGTCTGCTCGGCACGGTGGCCGCCACCGGCGAGCCGCTGCGCGGGCGGGTGGACCGGGACGGCCCGCCGTTGCTGGAGAACGAGCCGCGGTGCCGCACGTACGTGGCGGTGCCGTTCGCCGGCCCCACCCACGGCGTCGACCTCGATCCTCCGGCGCTCGGCGTGCTCGCGCTGTACGACCGGCTGGGGCTGGACGAGTTCGACGACGCGGACCTCGTGACGCTGCGGACGTTCGCGGGGCAGGCGGCGGTCGCGGTGGACAACGTGCGGGTCCACGAGGAGGCGCAGCGCCTCTCGCTCACCGACCCGCTGACCGGCCTCTGGAACTACCGCTATCTGAAGGAATCGGTGCGCCGCGAGGTCGAGCGGGCCGGTCGCTTCGGCCGCATGCTCGCGGTGCTCGCCCTCGACCTCGACCGCTTCAAGGAGGTCAACGACACGCACGGTCACGCCGCGGGTGACGCGGTACTGATCGAGTTCGCCCGGCGGGTGCGAGCCGAGGTGCGCGAAGTGGACCTCGCGTTCCGGCAGGGCGGCGAGGAGTTTGTGGTGCTGCTGCCCGAGACCGACGCGCGGGGCGGCGCGATCGTGGCCCAGCGCCTCGGCGCGGCGATCCGCGACACACCGATCGAGTGCGGCGAGGATTCGATCGAGGTGTCGGTGTCGATAGGCATCGCCGTCTACCCCGACAACGGCGTCACGGGAGCGGAAGTGCTGGATGCGGCGGATGACGCCCTGTACGCGGCGAAAGCGGCCGGACGCGACACGTACCGCCTCGCGGCGCATGGTAAGCGTCCGGAGGCATTGGAGCTACCTGTGCCGGCCGGAGCGGCACCGCCAGACGACGATCTACCTCGTGCCGGCGGCGCGTCACCTGGGACTCACCCGCCGCGACAGAGCCGTGGCCGATAGTCTCGCGGCATGTCGGAGCACGCAGGCACCACCCTCCCTCTGGTCGGCGAGCCGTTAAGGCGGTCATCCCGGCCGCAGGCCTGGCCACCCGCTTCCTGCCTGCCACCAAGGCGGTCCCCAAGGAACTCCTGCCGGTGGTCGACCGGCCGGTCCTCCAGTACATCGTGGAGGAAGCGGCGGCCGCCGGGATCACCGATGTCCTGCTCATCACCGGTCGCGGAAAAACATCGATGGTCGACCATTTCGACCGCCAGCCGTACCTTGAGGCGCGGCTGGAGGAAAAGGGTGACCGGGACCGGCTCGCGGCGGTCCGCAAGCCCAGCGAGCTCGCCGACATCTACACCTGCCGCCAGCACGAGCCGCTCGGGCTCGGCCACGCGGTGGGGTGCGGCGAGGCGCACGTGGGCGACGATGCGTTCGCGGTGCTGCTCGGCGACGAGTTCGTCGACCTGGCCGAGCCGCTGCTGCCGCCGATGCTGGAGCTGCAGGCGCGCACCGGCGGCATCGTGCTGTCCTTCATGGAGGTCGCGCCCGAGGAGACCAAGCGGTACGGCATCGCCTCCGTCGCCGAGCCCGAGGCGGAGGTCGCCGACATCGGCGAGGTGGTGCGGGTGACCGGTCTTGTGGAAAAGCCGTCGCAGGAGGAGGCGCCGAGCAACCTCGCCGTGCTCGGGCGGTACATCCTGCCCGGCACGATCTTCGACGCGATCAAGCGCACCAAGCCGGGCAGCGGCGGCGAGATCCAGCTCACCGACGCGATGGCGCTGCTGCTGGAGGAGGGGACGCCCGTGCACGGCATCGTCTACCGCGGCACCCGCTACGACACCGGTATGCCGCTGGGCTACCTGCAGGCGGTCGTGCAGATCGCGAGCCAGCGTGAGGATGTCGGCCCGGCGTTCCGGGAATGGCTGGCGACATTTGTGGAGACATCGCCGGTGGTGAAGACGACATGACAGCAACGGCCGATGCCGAGGCGGCCGCAAACGAGCTGACGCCGCTCGCCGACTACCTGGGCAGCGTGCTGCGCAGGTTGCGGCCGCTGCCACCGCTCGACCTCGACCTCACCCAGGCGTACGGCAACGTGCTCGCCCAGGACGTGGTGGCCGCGCACGCCTACCCGGCGTTCGACCAGGCCGCGGTCGACGGGTACGCGGCCCGGTGGGAGGACGTCGCCGCGGCGTCCGCGTCGCTCGACGGCGCGCCGCGGGCCAGCGGCGTGCGGCTCAACGTCGTGGGTGACCTCGGTGCGGCCAGCTGGCGGCCGGTGCGGCTCACCGCGGGGACCTGCTTCTCGGTCGCCGCGGGTGCGCCGCTGCCGGCCGCCGCCGACGTGGTGGTCCCGGTGGAGTGGACCGACCAGGGCATGGCCGCCGTGGAGATCTTTCAAGCCCCCAAGCGGGGGTACGGGTTGCGCCGCGCCGGTGAGGAACTGCCCGCCGGCACGCTGCTGGCCCGCGCCGGTACCGAGATCAACCCGGCACTTGTAGCGGTGTTCGCGGCCACCGGCATCGGCCACGTGGTGGTCCGCTCCAGCCCGCGCGTGGTCGTGGTGGCCACCGGCGACGAGCTCGTCGACGTGGGCCGCGCCAGCCAGCCCGGGCAGGTGGTCGACGCCAACTCGCACGCGCTCACCGCCGCGGCGGTCGAGGCGGGGGCGATGGCGTACCGCGTGGGCATCTGCGACGACGACCCGAAGGGCTGCGCGGGCTTCTCGAAGACCAGACGCTGCGCGCCGACCTCATCGTGACCACCGGCGGCACCGGCACCGGGCCGGGCGACATGATGCGCCGCATCCTCTCCCGGCGCGACGGCGCGGTGACCTTCGAGAAGGTCTCCCTGTATCCCGGAACCACCCTCGGGTTCGGTACGGTCGGTGGAGAGGAGGTGCCGATCGTGTGTCTACCGGGTGAACCCGCGGCCGCACTGATCGGCTTCGAGGTGCTGGCCCGCCCCGCCATCCAGCTGCTCGCCGGGGCCGAGCCGGTCTTCCGGCCGAGCGTGCGCGCCCACCTGCTGGAGACCGTGCCGTCGCCGGCCGGGCTCCGCGAGTTCCGCCCGGCACACGTCGCCGAGCGCCGCGGCGGGGGTACACGGTGCAGCCGCTGTCCGGCGGGCCGTACACGATGTCCGGTCTCGCCGAAGCCAACGGGCTGCTGGTGCTGGGGGAAAGGGTCACCACCGCGACCGCCGGCTCCACTGTGGATGTGCTGTTGCTGGACAGGCGCAGATGATCTTTGGGGTGTCACCGGGGTGGCCGGTCGTACTTGTCGACGGCAACGTCTCGCTGCGCCCGTACCGCCGCTCCGACGCCTCGACCTGGTCCGAGGTGCGCCGCCTCAACCAGAAGTGGCTGGCGCCGTGGGAGTCCTCCCCGCCCGGCCCGTGGGACGACCTGAACTCGCCGAGCGCCTTCCGCTACGTGCACCGTGACCAGCGCCGCTCGGCCCGGCGTGGCGAGAGCATGCCGTTCGCCGTGTGCCTGCGCGGCCACCTGGTCGGCCACCTCAACCTGGGCAACATCGTGCGGCGGGCGTTCTGCTCGGCGTACGTGGGCTACTGGGTCGACTCCCGCGTGGCCGGGCAGGGCGTGATCCCTACCGCGCTGGCGCTGGCTGTCGACCACGCGTTCGGCCCGGGTGGGCTGCACCGGGTGGAGGTCAACATCCGGCCGGAAAACAAGCCGTCCCGGCGGGTGGTGGAAAAGCTCGGTTTCCGTGAGGAGGCCTACCACCCGCGGTACATGCACATCGACGGCGCCTGGCGCGACCACATCGGGTACGCGCTGACCAGCGAGGAGGTCGCCGCGGACGGCGGCCTGCTGGCGCGGTGGCACCGCCTGCGCGCCACCGCTGGTTGATCTTTGCGCGGCATGGTGCCGGCGCGGCGCACGTCTATCCTGGTCAGCCCCCTTTAACCTCAGTTAACTGGGACAACGGTGACGCGGCATTGAGGGTCACCGTTTTGGGGTGACGGGAGGGGTGAGGGTGCCGACCTCGGTGCTCCTCGCCGTCCTCGCCGCCGCCGGGCTGCTCGCCCTCGCGCCGGCGCTGGTACGCCGGTACGACGCCACCGAGCGCCTCGTGGCGGAGCGGGCGCAGTCGACGGCACGGGTGCTGCAACGCCAGCGCCGCCGCCGCACCGTGCCCGGCGCCCGCCCGATCCGCGCGTCGCGCGTGGTGGTCTCGCTCCGCCCGGCCGCTCCGGTCTCCGGCATCCCGGTCTCCGCCGCCCCGGTCTCGCCGGCACCCACCGGCCGCCGCGGCCGCCTGCGTCCCGTGCCCGCGCGCGCCCGCCGGCGCCCCCCGGTGAGGCGTCACACCCCCGCGATCTACCGCCGCCGGCGCGTGCTCGCCGCGCTCTTCCTGCTCAACCTCGTCGAGCTGGTCGGGGTCATCGTGGTCGGCCCCGGCTTCTGGATCAGCGTCACGGTGACCGGCACGCTGCTCGTGGTGTACGTGGTGCACCTGCGCAACCGGGCACTGGAGGAGCGCCGCCGGCGCCGCCACGAGGCGCGCGAGGCCGCCTGGCTGGCCGCCCGGCAGGCCGAGGTGCGCCGCGAGCAGGCCCGCCGCGCCGCACTGCGCCGCGAGCAGCAGCGCCGGCTG
The window above is part of the Phytohabitans houttuyneae genome. Proteins encoded here:
- a CDS encoding GNAT family N-acetyltransferase — its product is MIFGVSPGWPVVLVDGNVSLRPYRRSDASTWSEVRRLNQKWLAPWESSPPGPWDDLNSPSAFRYVHRDQRRSARRGESMPFAVCLRGHLVGHLNLGNIVRRAFCSAYVGYWVDSRVAGQGVIPTALALAVDHAFGPGGLHRVEVNIRPENKPSRRVVEKLGFREEAYHPRYMHIDGAWRDHIGYALTSEEVAADGGLLARWHRLRATAG
- a CDS encoding 5-formyltetrahydrofolate cyclo-ligase yields the protein MPDLSDLPRKATLRAALLNRRRSLPAAALEDAAGRVVAELATLVRSVEPHCVAGYVPVGPEPGGPGLPDALVGMLSPEARVLLPVLLPDLDLDWAAYHGPYSLTPGPHGLREPSGRRLGPDSIATAGLVVVPAVAVDARGARLGRGGGSYDRALNRVAPDTLVVALLHDGEVVDQVPDEPHDRRVNAVITPGAGLVMLPA
- a CDS encoding translation initiation factor 2; the protein is MTTRSGGPADDEFWRRPAEGTPPPPEPPPAEPAAPAYPGPPPSTPPPHGWRPPVVMQPAAPRELPRQDATGIDEEERSARTLTFGIGMIAAAVLVVVICLLCSRALF
- a CDS encoding oxygenase MpaB family protein, translated to MTSDDLGLFGPDSVTWRVHEEPILFVAGLRSLYLQALHPLAVAAVVQNSDYKTDPWGRLVRTSQYVATTVYGTTAQAEAAGRRVRALHARLRGTDPRTGAEFRVDEPDLLRWVHVAEVESFVSTARRAGVRLSAADVDAYYTEQRRAAALVGLDTATVPGTAAEVAEYYAGVRSELRMSKAGAETFLFLSHPPLPWHLGLTPVRLAYAGIAATAFSLLPPWARRMYGALGLPLADVSADISVRGLRLLLAALPKRYRTGPIHKGAMERAARLAATDLVAAKP
- a CDS encoding flagellar biosynthesis protein FlgA — protein: MREPTLDPVRRPRLPRGRTLLRIGLVATFLLTAVAALFAREPAAAPCAPAASGATPAPSVDASGRLAVPPGAVGVPVRLAEPAVLALVHPGDRVDLLAGGGASPTPGRDSTLLARDALVLGVVGADGAVLLALNPEGARAIVSLPDSTRFGVIVRPK
- a CDS encoding class I SAM-dependent DNA methyltransferase is translated as MRQEDIWDVEAAQSYDTPGAGMFAPEVLGPAVDRLAALAEGGRALEFAIGTGRVGIPLAERGVPVTGIELSRPMVDRLRAKVDEQALPVLVGDMTTTVAPGEYTLVYLVFNTISNLLDQAAQVECFRNAARHLTPGGRFVIELWVPELRKLPPGQQATVWHNEPGYIGLDTYDVLRQHVVSHHFRFDDSRQARLSRSPHRYIWPAELDLMAQLAGFTLESRHADWSGADFTEDSRSHVSVYRLPPPD
- a CDS encoding UTP--glucose-1-phosphate uridylyltransferase, coding for MVSRHVGARRHHPPSGRRAVKAVIPAAGLATRFLPATKAVPKELLPVVDRPVLQYIVEEAAAAGITDVLLITGRGKTSMVDHFDRQPYLEARLEEKGDRDRLAAVRKPSELADIYTCRQHEPLGLGHAVGCGEAHVGDDAFAVLLGDEFVDLAEPLLPPMLELQARTGGIVLSFMEVAPEETKRYGIASVAEPEAEVADIGEVVRVTGLVEKPSQEEAPSNLAVLGRYILPGTIFDAIKRTKPGSGGEIQLTDAMALLLEEGTPVHGIVYRGTRYDTGMPLGYLQAVVQIASQREDVGPAFREWLATFVETSPVVKTT
- a CDS encoding DUF2231 domain-containing protein yields the protein MFDEIMGLPMHPLVVHAAVVFIPLLALAAVVYTLVPRVRARIGWAAALLAVAGPAGAFVARESGQELRERLIAANYGQEILDQVNEHQGYGDLTFYFSLGLGAGTLLLVLVTNGLTSGRGTAGGVPLWLTWVLGAAVIVLAGVTGVYVFLTGDSGANAVWSGV
- the sepX gene encoding divisome protein SepX/GlpR; the encoded protein is MPTSVLLAVLAAAGLLALAPALVRRYDATERLVAERAQSTARVLQRQRRRRTVPGARPIRASRVVVSLRPAAPVSGIPVSAAPVSPAPTGRRGRLRPVPARARRRPPVRRHTPAIYRRRRVLAALFLLNLVELVGVIVVGPGFWISVTVTGTLLVVYVVHLRNRALEERRRRRHEAREAAWLAARQAEVRREQARRAALRREQQRRLAAQREAVRRAAMGLDTGGQAPSVSYRRAGGLRGRAYEAGRPGAAHSA
- a CDS encoding GGDEF domain-containing protein, with product MTLRGRLTTAFLAVVLGPVLLGAFFVGATVAAVSRDRSVDRLDVAATTVRSSVGALCQQLQAVADAVALPPTPEQRLAVADQVIARGLAAVVHVDGVTTPGGPARPWADCSGATSGGFQALAVQVEMRDATGAVLGSVEVAQTVDAAFVRRLADASGAAITLRSGPTYSTESARHREAVVQAAAGVRGDAIAESAPGRYVRRLDPSPGQPLPLALSVPRSEPGGSYAVLVGAVVLAGLFAVLAAWWLARSTTRPLAELGRAADRVAGGDLAARVPVRARDEVGRLAAAFNRMTRETQSYVRALTASRDQLRNHLAVLGDTLSSTHDLHRILQVILQTALAATGARAGVVLLLDPATGALVAHSAEGLEDPDLRVPVGSGLLGTVAATGEPLRGRVDRDGPPLLENEPRCRTYVAVPFAGPTHGVDLDPPALGVLALYDRLGLDEFDDADLVTLRTFAGQAAVAVDNVRVHEEAQRLSLTDPLTGLWNYRYLKESVRREVERAGRFGRMLAVLALDLDRFKEVNDTHGHAAGDAVLIEFARRVRAEVREVDLAFRQGGEEFVVLLPETDARGGAIVAQRLGAAIRDTPIECGEDSIEVSVSIGIAVYPDNGVTGAEVLDAADDALYAAKAAGRDTYRLAAHGKRPEALELPVPAGAAPPDDDLPRAGGASPGTHPPRQSRGR
- a CDS encoding Fur family transcriptional regulator, with the translated sequence MHGEELLRSRGLRVTRPRLAVLDVLAGGGHLEVDEIARRVRTRLDSVSTQAVYDVLGALSRAGLARRLEPAGSPARYEARAGDNHHHVVCRGCGEVADIDCAVGEAPCLDPNVSHGFQIDEAEVTYWGLCPVCQARRVDDF